GCGCGGCGACCGGGCAGGAGCTCGGCGCGGCCGTGCCCGCCCTGCAGGAGCGGGTGACCGTCGCCGCGGGGAAGCCGTACGAGGCGGTGCAGACGGTCGCCTCGCGGGTGCTGCGGGTCCTGGCCGCCGAGAACCGGATCCGCAGGGACCGGCCGCGGGGCAGCTGGACCTCCAGTGCCTACCGCTGGGTGCGCAGCACTCCCTGGCCCGACCTCGCCGCGGCGGACGCCAGGGCGGAACTGGTCCGCCGCTGGCTCGCCTGCTACGGCCCGGGCACGGAGGCGGATCTGAAGTGGTGGACCGGCTGGCCGCTCGGCCCGGTGCGCAAGGCGCTCGCCGCGGTGGGCGCGGAACGGGTGACCGTCGAGGGAGTCGCCGGCGGCGAGGGCTGGGTCCTGCCGGGCGACGCGGAGCGGACCGCCGAGCCCGCTCCCCGAGCGGCGCTGCTGCCCGCGCTGGACCCGAGCGCGATGGGCTGGCGCGAACGCGACTGGTACACCGACCCCGCCCACGCGGACCGGCTCTTCGACCGCACCGGCAACATCGGCCCGACCGTCTGGTGGGCGGGGCGTGTCGTGGGCGGCTGGGGCCAGGCGCCGGACGGCTCGGTGGTCTGGAAGCTGCTGGAGGACGCCGGCACGGACGCCGTCACCGCCGTCACGGCGGAGGCGGCCCGCACCGCCGAGGTGCTCGGCGGTGCCCGCGTCACCCCGCGCTTCCGGACCCCGCTGGAACGCGAGCTCGGCGCGGGGTGACCGCCCGGGCTACGGGCGACCCGCCAGCAGGTCGCCGATCGTGGCGATGCCCTCCCTGACGGCCCGCTCCCCGACGTCGCCGAAGCCGAGCACCAGCCTGGGCGGGGCGGCGTCCCCCGCCGCGCGGCACCTGGCCATGCCGTAGACGCCGACCGAACGCCGGCGGGCAGCGGTCACGACCGCCTGCTCGTCGAGGTGGTCAGGCAGTTCGGCGACGGCGTGGAAACCCGCGGCGAGCCCGGTGACCGCGACGTTCGGGGCGTGCTCCGCCATGGCGTCCAGCAACGCGCTCCGGCGGGTGGCGTAGACGACGCGCATGCGCCGCAGATGCCGGTCGAAGCGCCCGGACTCGATGAGCTCGGCGAGCGCGAGCTGGTCGAGGGTGGGCGTGCCGCGGTCACTCGTGTGCTTGCGTCGTGCGACCGGTTCGGCGAGTCCGGGCGGACAGAGCAGCCAGCCGAGGCGCAGCGCCGGGGCGAGTGACTTGCTGACGGTGCCGATCGAGACGACCCGGTCGGGAGCCAGCCCCTGAAGGGCGCCGACCGGTTCGCGGTCGTAGCGGAACTCGGCGTCGTAGTCGTCCTCGATGACGAAGCCGTCGTGCCGGGACGCCCAGCCGAGGAGGGCGAGCCGCCGCTCGGGCGCGAGGACGACGCCCGTCGGCCAGTGGTGCGCCGGCGTGACCACGACCGCACGCGCCCCCGTCGCGGCCAACGCGTCCACGTCCAGGCCGTGTCCGTCGACCGGCACCGGCACCGCGTCGAGGCCCGCGGCCGCGGCCGTGGCCCGGAGGGTGGTGGGCGAGCCGGGATCCTCGAACGCGACCTTGCGCACACCCCGGTCGGCGAGGACGTGCAGCACGAGCTGGAGGCCCTGGGCGTAGCCGTTGCAGACGACGGTGTGTTCCGGCTCGGCCGCCGCGGACCTGACCCGGCGCAGGTATCCGGCCAGTACCTCGCGCAACCGGGCGCTGCCGCGCGGATCCCCGTAGTCGAGCAGCGCGGTGGGCATGGTGCGGGAGGCCTCGCGCGTGGACCTGAGCCAGTCCTGCATCGGGAACGAGCCCAGGTCCGGCACGCCCCAGCGGAAGTCCGCGACCAGCCGGGGCTTCACCGCGGGTGCGGTCGGCCGGGCCGGCGGGACGACGGCCCCGACCGCGACCCTGGTGGCCGCGCCCGGGCGCGTCACCAGGTAGCCCTCGGCCTGCAGTTGGGCGTAGCACTCCTGGACCAGTCCGCGCGAGACGCCCAGCGAGCGGGCCAGACCGCGCGAGGAGGGAACCGCCTCGCCGACCGCCAGTCGGCCGGTGCGGATCGCCTCCCGCAGCGCCGCCTCCAATTGGGCGAGCAGCGGCCTGCGACTGGTCCGGTCGAGGGCCAGCAGCAGCTCGGGCGAGGAACTGGACCACTCAGGAGGCATGGAACTGGAGCTTACCGGCGGTCCGGTCGCGCCCTTAGCGTGCCTCTGTGACCGAGATCGTCGACGCGGCCCCGGGGTCCGGGCTCGGCACGCCGCTCGGAACGCCGTTCGGCACGCCGCTCGACACAGGCCGGTTGACGACCATCACCACCCATCGAACCGAGGAGCACTCGTGCAGCACCATCCGCGCACCGACACCGGGGTGAACCCGCCCGGTGACGTCGACGGACAAGGTTTCCGTTGCCTCCGTGACGTCACTTCGGCCTCCCTGCCCGGGATCGACGCCCGCACCGCACCTGCGCCGCCCCCGACCGACGTGAAGTCCCCCTTTCGGTGCTCCCGTTGATCCTCCTCACCAAGGACCGCCCTTGAACGCCTTCTCGAACGTCGACGCCAGCGGACGGGCCGCCGAGCTGCTGGACTACCTCGACCACGCCGACCGCGGCCTGCGCGCCCCCAAGGCGGCGCTGCGTTCCGGGCTGGATCTCGACCCGGGCAGCCGCGTACTGGATCTCGGCTGCGGAGGCGGGCACGAACTGGTGGCGCTGGAGGAGGCGGGCATGGACGCCTACGGCGTCGACACCAGCGCCGCCATGCTCGCCTCCGCCCGCGACCGTCTCGCCGCGCTCGGCCGTCCGGCACGGCTCGGCCAGGCCGACGGCGCGGAACTTCCCTTCCCCGACGGCTACTTCGACGGCTGCCGGATCGAGCGCGTGCTCCAGCACGTGGCGAACCCGGCGGCCGTCCTTCGCGAGGTGCGCCGCACGGTGCGGCCCGGCGGGCGGGTCGCACTGCTGGAGCCGGACTGGGCGTCCTTCACCCTGGCCTCGGCCGATGCCCACGCGGCCCGGTCGGTGGCCGACCAGGTGGGCGCCGACATCACCCACCGGGACATCGGACGGCACCTGCGCCGTCTGCTGGTGCAGGGCGGGTTCACCGAGGTGCGGATCGAGGTCGAGCTCGTCGTTCACACGTCCCTGGAGGACCTGTCCCGCATGGTGTCCTTGGAGCGCGCCGCCGAACGGTCCTGCGCGAGCGGCCTGCTCGACCGCTCCCGCGCCGCGGAACTGCTGCGGGAGCAGCGCCGTCTCTCCGACGCCGGCGCCTTCCACAGCACGATCAACCGTTCCGTCCTCGCCTGGGCCTGCCGTCCCTGAGCCGACCGCGGTGAGCGGCCGTCAGGCTCCGAGGGGAGTCCTGACGGCCGCTCACACGTGCTGTGCCGACGTCAGGTCAGGTGCACCGAGGCGTCGTCGATCAGGAAGGCGGTCTGGCCCGTCGTGGAGTGGGAGACCAGCTTGATGCCGACCGTGGCGCCGAGCTCGTTGGTGATCCACGGGGTCAGGTCCAGGTTCTGCAGCTGGTAGCCGTTGGTCGCGTTCTGGTTGGACCAGGTCTTGACCACGCCGATCTCGTTGCCCGAGTACTGGTCGTAGAGGACCAGGGAGAGGGTGTCGGCGGCGGAGCCGCTCGGGGCCGTGCCGGTGATGTCCAGGTAGAACGAGAGGTTCTCGTGGTGGTAGCCGGGGGTGGTCTCGACCCACTGCGTGATCGAGTCGTCCTGGCTGGTGTTCTGGCCGAGCCACGCGTAGCCGTTGCCGGTGCGCGCCTGGTGGGCCGTGGCCGTGGTGATGACGTTCCAACTGCTCTCGTTCCACACCGTGTGGTCGTAGCTGCCGTTCTCGAAGCCCGCGTCGTTGAGCTGCTCGATCGGGGTGCACCCGACCTGCGGGCCGTTGAAGAACCCGAACCACGAGGTCTGCGACTGGCTGTGCCCCTGGGCGTCGGTCGCGGTCACGGTGACGGACTGCCAGCCGGTGGTCGACGTGCTGCCGGTGATGTGACCGCTGTTCGGGTCGATGGAGAGACCGGCGGGCAGACCCGAGGCCACGTAGGTCAGCCTGCTCGACGCGGAGTCGGACGCCAGCATTGCGACGTCGATCGGCGTGTTGGTGGGCAGGGTCTGGTCACAGGGCTTGGTGAGCAGCACCTGCGAGGTGTTGGCGAAGAGCGGGTCGTCGCCCGTGCAGTTGTGGTCGTAGTTCGACCAGGTGGTCTGCACCGGGAAGACGCCGGTCGAGAGCGTCAGGTTGAACAGCCCGCCCATCGTCCCCTGCGGGATCCAGGAGCACTTGTCCGCGTTCTCCTGGCCCGTCGCGTCCGTCCAGGCGCCGACCGGGTTGGTGTCGCTGATCGTCTCCATGTACTCGTGGCCGCCGATGATGCCGTAGCCGTCGAGGTGACCGCGCTGGCCGCCGTTGATCCAGTTGGTGCCGCAGTACTTGTTGTCGGTCAGGTACGGCATCAGCGTGTAGGCGACGGTGCCGTAGCTGCTGCGCTGGAAGGTGTGCCAGGCGCAGTAACCGAGCTCCTGCCAGTGGTCGGAGTCCGCGCCGGGAACCGTGTTGATCACGTACTGGACGTTGCGGTTCTGGTTCGGCGTGGTGTTCCCGAAGTGCTGCGCGGCGCTGAGGGCCTCGGCGGCGATCTGCGGCTCGGTGGCCGCGCCGGGCGCGGCGGCCGCGTTGTCGTACCAGACCCCGGCCAGCGTCCTGCCCGCGACCGGGAAGCCGACGTGGTTGGCCCCCGCCGGACAGGAGGCGCTGCCCGCCGCGATCCCCTCGCAGTACTGGGTCGGCACCTTGGACCAGGTGTCGGTGCCGCTGCCCAGGCCCTTGAAGAATTCCTGCTGGTAGGGGGCCGCGCCCTCCGGGTCCCCGCTCAGGGTGACGTCGCCGGTGGCCGGGTCGGTGCCCTGGGCGCCCCACTGGCTTCCCCAGTAGACCAGGTAGACCTGCGGCGGACCGGTGGTGACGCCGATCGAGTCCTGGCCGCCGCGGTAGGTGAGGTTGAGGTCGTAGTTGTTGTAGGGGCGCGGGCGGATCTGGGCGCTCTTCGTCGCGGCGGCGGAGGCGGCAGCGGCGGCGGCCTTCTCGGCGGCCTTGCGCACGGTGAAGGTGTGCTGGTTCAGCATCACCTGCGGCTTGGTCTCGATGCTCTGCACCCAGACGCCGTTCACCTGGATCCAGCCCTCGTCCGCGGGGTGGGCCCGCTGCGGAGTGGCCTTCGGTGGCGTGGGGGCGGGCTTCGGCTTGGGCTTCGTCGGCTGCGGCAGGTGGGCCGAGACGGCCGAGCCGGTCGCGACCGGAGGCGTGTACGCGGCGGCGGTGCCGACCATGCCGACGGCGGCGACGCCGAAGGCCAGCGCGGCGACGAGGCCGCGCCTGGCCGACGAGAGCCGGCGGGGACGGGGTGTGGACACAGGGGTCCTCTCGGGAAGGGATGCACGGGACGTGAAGGAACGGTGCGTCCGGGGGCCCTGACCCGAAGCAGTGCTATGACACATGTCACGTGGTATTCACGTCAAGACCTCCGCGCGGCCGATTTCGCGTGACCAGGGAACATGTGACATGCCACCAGCTGGCAGGGGCTACCACAGCGGGCTTCCCTTCCCCGTCTCAGCCGAGGGCGGCCTCGTAGGCGTCGTGCAGCGGCTGCCACTCCCGCGTCAGATCCCAGGCCGGCCAGTCGACCTCGCCCCCGTCCAGCGCCTGCCCCAGGTAGTCCAGATGCACGTGCCAACCGGCGAGCAGCAGCGCGGGCTGCTCGATCGGTGACGGCAGGGTCGCGCTGAACGCGAGCGCGGAACCGCCACCCTCGTCCGTGAGCTCGAACCGCACCCGTCCGTGCGGATCGAGGTCCAACTGGAGCAGCGTCGGCGGGTCGTAGGCGGTGACCGTCCCGGTCGCGATGGCGGTCCGCCCCTCGGCGTCGCTGTTCAGCCACCTCAGCACGACGGACCCGCCCTCCGCCGGATCCAGGCGGTCCGCGGCGGCGAGCCAGGTGCGCAGCAGCGGTCCTCGGGAGAGGTAGGGCCACACGGCCGCGACGGGGTGCGGGTAGTGCCGGTAGAAACACACGGCCTGGTGCGCGGCGTCGACGGCGACGATCTGCCCGTCGATCTGAGGTTCGCTGGACACCCTTCGATTCTCCACCAGAGCCCACCTGAGAGCCTGCCGACACAGGGCCGGTTGCGCCCGCGCGCCTGAGGGAGGTGCGACTACAGCAGAGCCGCGAGTTCACCGCGGGAGGCGACGCCCAGTTTCGGATAGGCCTTGTAGAGGTGGTAGCCGACCGTCCGCGCGCTCAGGAAGAGCTGGGCGGCGATGTCGCGGTTGGACAGGCCCGAGGCGGCCAGCCGGACGATCTGGGACTCCTGGGGCGTCAGCCCCGTCAGCGGACCGGACTCCCGCGGCTCGGCCGCGCCCGCGCCGGTCGCGTCGAGCTCGGCCCGGGCGCGGTCCGCCCACGGCGACGCGCCGAGCCCGTCGAACGCGCGGGCCGCGGCGCGGAGCGGGCTGCGGGCCTCCGCCTTCCGGCGGGCCCGGCGGAGCCACTCGCCGTAGAGAAGCGCCGTACGGGCCTCCTCCCACGGGCGCCCCGCCCCGGCGTGGAGCGCGAGGGCGTCGAGGTAGAGCTGCTCGGCGTCGTCGTCCGACGCCGTCAGCGCGCGGCAGCGCAGCACCAGCGCGCGGGCCCAGGGCCGCCCGCCGCGCTCGGCCCACCGCGCGAAGCGCTCCACCGCCTCCGCCTGCGACGCGCCCTGGCGCAGCCGCACCGCCGCCTCCACCGCGTCGGGGACGGCCCGCAGCGCCCGGACGTGGCCCCCGTCCGGGCCGTTGACCAGCGCGTCCAGGGTCTTCAGCGCCTCCTCCGCCCGGCCCTGGCCGAGATCGTGCAGCCCCTCGGCCCACTGCCGCCAGGGCGCGCCGGCCTGCGCGGACGCGCCGCCACGTGCCTCCGCGTCGGCCGCGCGCAGGGCGGACCGGCAGGCGTCCTCGTCCCCGCGCTGGGCCGCGAGATACCCCAGCAGGCTGTGCAGCGGCGTGGACCACTGGACCTGGCCGATGTCGGCGGCAAGCGCCAGCGCCTCCTCCGCGTGGGCGCGGGCCTGGTCGGGGCGACCCTGGAAGAGCTCGCTCTCGGCGAGTGCGAGCAGCAGGGGCGGCAGCACCGCGAGGACGCCGGCCGCCCGGGCCTCCCGCGCCACCTCCTCCGCGACGACCAGCGCCTCCTCGTCGAACCCCGCCGTGAGCGCCGCACCGCAGGCCTGCACCAGGTCGACGGGCACGACCGCGCCGCCGGCCCGCGCGGCGGCGAGCGTGCCGGCCAGCGTCGGGAGCTCCCCCTCGGGCGCGCCGCCGAGCGCGAAGAGCAGATAGGCCACGACGGCCGCGAGGCCGTCCTGCGGAGGGATCGACAGCGCGGCGAGCCTGCGCCGCGTCTCCGTCAGCGCCGCCTCGTCGAGGCAGTGGGCCACGTCCACGGCCTGCAACAGCACCCGGGCGGCCGGGCCGGGATAGGCGTCGGCGACCAGCGCGGCGGTGTCCAGCATCAGCCGGTGCGCGGGCTCGGGGGCGCCACGCCAGAACTGGGCCAGGCCCTGAATGAAGGTCAGATGGGCGAGCATCACCGGATCCTGCGGCGCGCGCACCATGGCCCGCTGCGCCAGCGACTCGGCGTGCTCGATCTCCCCCGCCTCCGTCGCGGCCTCGGCCGCCTGGACGAGGCGGCGGGTGACCTGCTCCGGGTCGGGGCTGAGCCGCGCGGCGCGCTCGTAGGCGGACGCCGCTCCCGCGTGGCCGCCGCGGCGGGCGGCGAGCTCGGCGGCGCGTTCGAGGGCGGCGGCCGTCTCCTCGTCGGGGCCAGAGGCCGCCTGGGCGAGATGCCAGGCGCGCCGGACCGGTGTGTCGCCCGCGGCGAGATCCCGGCCGGCCAGCGCCGCGGCCAGCGCCGCGTGCGCGGCCAGGCGCTGGGCGAGCGGCGCACGGCTCAGCGCCGCCGAACGCAGCAGGGGGTGCCGGAAGGCCAGCCTCCCCGACGCGTCGACGGCGACGAGCGCGGCCTCCTCGGCCGGTTGCAGGTCGGCGGCGGAGGCGCCGAGGCGCGCCGCGGCGGTCAGCACGACCGGCAGCTCACCGGTCTCCTCGGCGGCGGCGACCAGCAGCAGCGTCTGCGTCGCCGCGGGGAGCCGGCTGAGCTGGCCGTGATAGGCCAGCTGGAGCCGACCGGAGAGCGGCAGCGGGTCGCTGCCGCTCTGCTCGGCCGCGTGGAGTTCGAGCAGGGCCAGCGGGTTGCCATGGGCAAGCTCCAGTAGTTGACGCCTGGTCAGGGCATCCGTCCCGGCGGCCTGCCGTTCCAGCAGGGCGGCGGCGGACGCGTCGTCGAGGCCGCCCAGGCGCAGCTCGGGCAGGCCGGGAGTGGCGGGGGCGCCCTCTCCCTCCCGGGCGGCCAGCAGCAGCGCGACGCCCTCGGCGTCCAGCCGCCGGGCGGCCAGCTGCAGAGCCTCCACGGAGGCGGCATCGCACCACTGCACGTCGTCCACCACGCACAGGACCGGCCCCGCCTCGGCGAGCTCGGCCAGCAACCCCAGCACGCCGAGGCCGACCAGCAGCCGACCCCCGGCCGGCGCGACCGCGCCCTCCTCGGCGAGCCCGAAGGCCCGTTCCAGCGCCTGCCGCTGTGGCGCGGGCAGGGCGGAAAGACCGCCGAGCGCCGGCGCGAGCAGGAGTTGGAGGGCGGCGAAGGGCAGATCCGACTCGGCCTCGACCCCCGCCGCGCGCAGCACCGAGCAGCCGCGCTCGGCGGCGCTCGCGGCGGCGTGGCCGAGCAACGCGGTCTTGCCGATGCCGGGCTCGCCGCGCAGCACCAGCACACCGCTGCGTCCCTCGCCTGCCGCCCGCAGCAACGCGTCGATGACGGCCTGTTCGGCCCCCCGTCCGTACAGCATGGTCAGCACCCTACCTACAGGCACTGACAACTCCGCGCAGAAAGTACCTAAGCGCGACTGATTCGGCGTCCTCCGCCGATCCGTAGCTTTTTGACCTGCGGAAAGAACAGGAACTCCGCAGCGAGAGAGACCACCGGACCGTCAAGGAGCCCGCCGTGAACGCCACTGCCACCACCACCGCCACCACCGCGCAGGAGCTCGCCGAGCGCTACATCGCGGCGTGGAACGAGACCGACCCGGCGGCCCGCCGCGCGCTCGTCGACGCGACCTGGGCCGAGGACGGCCGCTACACCGACCCGCTGGTCGCCGCCGAGGGCCGCGACGCGATCGACGCGACCCTGGGCGCGGTCCAGGCCCAGTTCCCCGGCCTGGTCTTCCGGCTCGGCGGGCCGGTCGACGACCACCACGACATCGCCCGCTTCACCTGGGAGCTCGGCCCCGCGGACGGCGAGGCGCTGGTCGTCGGCTTCGACGTGCTGGTCGCCGACGCCGAAGGCCGGATCGCCCAGGTCCTCGGCTTCCTCGACAAGGTGCCCTCGGTCTGAGCGGCCCGCACCGAAACCCCGCGCGGGGCTGCTCCCACAGTCCCGCGCGGCCCTCCCCCCGCTTGCCCGCACACCCGCGAACCCCGAACCGCCCGTCCTGACTGGAGCACCGAAATGACCTCCACCACCGTCCCGGCCGGCCGGGACGAGCACGCCGCCACCGCGCCGAAGGCCCCTCGGGGCCTGCTCCCGGTGGTGCTGACCGCCACCTTCATGTCGGCGCTCGACTTCTTCATCGTCAACGTCGCGATCCCCTCCATGCAGCGTCACCTGGGCGCCTCCGCGGGGGCGATCCAGTGGATCGTGGCGGGCTTCTCCCTCGCCCTCGCCGCCGGCCTGATCACCGCGGGCCGGATCGGCGACATCGTCGGACGGCGCAGGCTCTTCGCGCTCGGCCTGACCCTGTTCACCCTCGCCTCGGCGGCCTGCGGGCTGGCCCCGGACGTGGGCTTCCTGATCGGCGCCAGGGTCGCGCAGGGGCTGGCCGCCGCGCTGATGGGCCCACAGGTGCTGGCCATCATCCGCACCGCCTACGACGGTGCGGCGCAGGCCAGGGCGATCGCCCTGTACGCCCTCACCATGGGCCTGGGCGCGGTCCTCGGCCAGTTGGTCGGCGGACTGCTGATCAAGGCCGACCTGTTCGGCAGCGACTGGCGCGCCTGCTTCCTGATCAACATCCCGGTCGGGCTGGTGACCGTGGCCCTGGTCCGGCGCTGCGTGCCCGAGTCCCGCGCGCCGCAGCGTCCGCAGCTGGACAACATCGGCGTCGTACTGGTCACGGCCGCGCTGGTGGCCCTGGTGCTGCCGCTGATCCAGGGACGCACGGCCGGCTGGCCGCTGTGGACCTGGCTGTCGCTCGGCGCGTCGGCGGTGCTGTTCGCGGTCTTCACCACGCACCAGCGGCGACTCGCCGCGCGGAACGGATCGCCGGTGGTGCACCCCGCGCTCTTCCGCGGCCGGGCGCTGGCCACCGCGATGGCGGCGCAGCTGGTCTTCTGGGCGGGCCAGGCCTCCTTCTTCCTGATCCTCGCGCTCTACCTGCAGGTCGGCCGCGGCCTGGACGCGCTGGCCTCGGGTCTGGTCTTCACCGCTCTGGCTGTCGGATACTTCGCCACCTCGATGCGGGCCCACCTGATCGCGGCCCGGCTGGGCCACCAGACGGTGGCGCTGGGCGCGCTGGTGATGGCGCTGGGCCTCGGACTGCTGTGGGGCGGCGCGGAGTTGATCGGCGAGGCGAGCGGCGCGGCGCTGCGGGTGCTGTGGCTGGTGCCCGGTCTGCTCGTGGACGGGGTGGGCATGGGTCTGGTCATCGCCCCGCTGACCGGCGCGGTGCTGAGCCGGGTGACCCCGGAGCTGGTCGGCGCGGCGTCCGGAGTACTGACCACGCTCCAGCAGGTGGGCAGCGCGGTCGGGGTGGCGGCCCTCGGGATCGTCTTCTACGGCGCGCTGGGCGGCGGTTACGCCCACGCCTTCGGCGTCGGCGTGCTGGTGCTCGCCACGCTGGAACTGGCCCTGGCCGCCCTCATGCAGTTGCTGCCCCGGCAGCGCTGAGTCGCACCACCCCCGGGGGCACGTGCCGGGTTTCTCCCCCGCAGATGCACCGCGCCCCCGTCGGGGCTACTGCAGGGCCCCTGCCGCGGCGGCGGTGACCGCCGCGGCGACGGCGGCGAGCGCGGGGGAGTCGAGGCGCCACTGTTGCCAGTAGAGCGGCACGTCCAGTCGCCGGCCAGGCACGAACTCCACGAGCGCGCCGGAGCACAACCCTGCCGCGGCCTGGCTGCTGGGGACCATCCCCCAGCCCAGGCCCGCTGTCACGGCGTCCGCGAACCCCTCGCTGGAGGGCACGTAGTGGCGCAGCGCGCTCGCGGCGTGGCCGCCGGTCAGCTCGCGGGCGAAGCGGTCCTGGAGTTCGTCCCGGCGGTCGAAGATCACCACAGGCGCCTCGGGCAGGGACCGGGCGAGGTCCTTCCCATCCAGCCAGCGGGCGGCGAACCCCGGCGCGGCGACCGGGAGATAGCGCATGGCTCCGAGTCTGCGCACGGAGCAGCCGGTCACCGGGTCGGGCGAGGAGGTGACCGCCGCCAGCACCTCGCCCTCGCGCAGCAGCGCCGTCGTGTGGCCTTCGTCCTCACGGCGCAGTTCCACGAAGAGGCGGGCCTCCTGGGCCAACGCGGCGAGCGCCGGCACGAACCAGGTCGCGAGCGAGTCGGCGTTGACCGCGATCGGCAGCCGGACCGGGCCGCCCGCGGAGTCCTCCATCCCGAGCGCGTCCCTGGCGTCGCCCTCGAGCCGGGCCAACTGCCGGGCGAAGCGGACCACGACCTGGCCGGACTCGGTGGCGCTGACCGGCTTGGTCCGCAGCAGCAGCACCCGTCCGGTGCGCTGCTCCAGCGCCTTGACGCGCTGGCTCACCGCCGAGGGCGTGACGTGCAGGACGGCGGCGGCCGCGTCGAAGGTGCCCTCGTCGACGACGGCGAGCAGCGTGCGGACCAGGTCGTGCGGCAGTTCCGACATCACAACAGCTAATGATACCTAAGAATCTTTAGCTGGCCTCATGTCGCGATGCTGCCTACGGTGGCGGCATGGGAAACGCCTTCGCCGCCGCTGCCGCCGGATTCGGGACCGGCCTCTCGCTGATCGTCGCCATCGGCGCGCAGAACGCCTTCGTGCTGCGCCAGGGGATCCGCCGGGAGGCGGTGCTGCCGGTGGTGGCCATCTGCGCGGCGTCGGACGCGGTGCTGATCGCCTGCGGCGTGGGCGGTCTCGGCGTCCTGGTCACCGCGTGGCCGGGCGTGCTCACGGGGGTCCGGCTGGTGGGCGCGGCCTTCCTGCTCTGCTACGGCGTGCTGGCCGCGCGCCGCGCGTTCCGCACCTCCGCCCTCTCGGACGCCGGTCCCACGGTCCGCTCCGGCCGCCGCGCGGTGCTCGCCTGCCTGGCGATGACCTGGCTCAACCCGCACGTCTACCTCGACACCGTGCTGCTGCTCGGCGCGGTCGCCGCCACCCACGGCTCGCTGCGCTGGGAGTTCGCCCTCGGCGCGGTGTTCG
This genomic interval from Streptacidiphilus rugosus AM-16 contains the following:
- a CDS encoding winged helix DNA-binding domain-containing protein gives rise to the protein MALPRLDLAERRNRIAARQLARRETPLAVADALLGLHATDAATVHLSVAARLEVPGAEAVGRVEQALYDEVSLVRLLSMRRTLFVVPVDLAPVVDSSTARDIAAKERAKLLDFLREGGGWDAAWLAAAEKETLAALDRLGAATGQELGAAVPALQERVTVAAGKPYEAVQTVASRVLRVLAAENRIRRDRPRGSWTSSAYRWVRSTPWPDLAAADARAELVRRWLACYGPGTEADLKWWTGWPLGPVRKALAAVGAERVTVEGVAGGEGWVLPGDAERTAEPAPRAALLPALDPSAMGWRERDWYTDPAHADRLFDRTGNIGPTVWWAGRVVGGWGQAPDGSVVWKLLEDAGTDAVTAVTAEAARTAEVLGGARVTPRFRTPLERELGAG
- the pdxR gene encoding MocR-like pyridoxine biosynthesis transcription factor PdxR, whose product is MPPEWSSSSPELLLALDRTSRRPLLAQLEAALREAIRTGRLAVGEAVPSSRGLARSLGVSRGLVQECYAQLQAEGYLVTRPGAATRVAVGAVVPPARPTAPAVKPRLVADFRWGVPDLGSFPMQDWLRSTREASRTMPTALLDYGDPRGSARLREVLAGYLRRVRSAAAEPEHTVVCNGYAQGLQLVLHVLADRGVRKVAFEDPGSPTTLRATAAAAGLDAVPVPVDGHGLDVDALAATGARAVVVTPAHHWPTGVVLAPERRLALLGWASRHDGFVIEDDYDAEFRYDREPVGALQGLAPDRVVSIGTVSKSLAPALRLGWLLCPPGLAEPVARRKHTSDRGTPTLDQLALAELIESGRFDRHLRRMRVVYATRRSALLDAMAEHAPNVAVTGLAAGFHAVAELPDHLDEQAVVTAARRRSVGVYGMARCRAAGDAAPPRLVLGFGDVGERAVREGIATIGDLLAGRP
- a CDS encoding methyltransferase domain-containing protein, which produces MNAFSNVDASGRAAELLDYLDHADRGLRAPKAALRSGLDLDPGSRVLDLGCGGGHELVALEEAGMDAYGVDTSAAMLASARDRLAALGRPARLGQADGAELPFPDGYFDGCRIERVLQHVANPAAVLREVRRTVRPGGRVALLEPDWASFTLASADAHAARSVADQVGADITHRDIGRHLRRLLVQGGFTEVRIEVELVVHTSLEDLSRMVSLERAAERSCASGLLDRSRAAELLREQRRLSDAGAFHSTINRSVLAWACRP
- a CDS encoding Ig domain-containing protein; translation: MSTPRPRRLSSARRGLVAALAFGVAAVGMVGTAAAYTPPVATGSAVSAHLPQPTKPKPKPAPTPPKATPQRAHPADEGWIQVNGVWVQSIETKPQVMLNQHTFTVRKAAEKAAAAAASAAATKSAQIRPRPYNNYDLNLTYRGGQDSIGVTTGPPQVYLVYWGSQWGAQGTDPATGDVTLSGDPEGAAPYQQEFFKGLGSGTDTWSKVPTQYCEGIAAGSASCPAGANHVGFPVAGRTLAGVWYDNAAAAPGAATEPQIAAEALSAAQHFGNTTPNQNRNVQYVINTVPGADSDHWQELGYCAWHTFQRSSYGTVAYTLMPYLTDNKYCGTNWINGGQRGHLDGYGIIGGHEYMETISDTNPVGAWTDATGQENADKCSWIPQGTMGGLFNLTLSTGVFPVQTTWSNYDHNCTGDDPLFANTSQVLLTKPCDQTLPTNTPIDVAMLASDSASSRLTYVASGLPAGLSIDPNSGHITGSTSTTGWQSVTVTATDAQGHSQSQTSWFGFFNGPQVGCTPIEQLNDAGFENGSYDHTVWNESSWNVITTATAHQARTGNGYAWLGQNTSQDDSITQWVETTPGYHHENLSFYLDITGTAPSGSAADTLSLVLYDQYSGNEIGVVKTWSNQNATNGYQLQNLDLTPWITNELGATVGIKLVSHSTTGQTAFLIDDASVHLT
- a CDS encoding SRPBCC domain-containing protein; translation: MSSEPQIDGQIVAVDAAHQAVCFYRHYPHPVAAVWPYLSRGPLLRTWLAAADRLDPAEGGSVVLRWLNSDAEGRTAIATGTVTAYDPPTLLQLDLDPHGRVRFELTDEGGGSALAFSATLPSPIEQPALLLAGWHVHLDYLGQALDGGEVDWPAWDLTREWQPLHDAYEAALG
- a CDS encoding AAA family ATPase, which codes for MLYGRGAEQAVIDALLRAAGEGRSGVLVLRGEPGIGKTALLGHAAASAAERGCSVLRAAGVEAESDLPFAALQLLLAPALGGLSALPAPQRQALERAFGLAEEGAVAPAGGRLLVGLGVLGLLAELAEAGPVLCVVDDVQWCDAASVEALQLAARRLDAEGVALLLAAREGEGAPATPGLPELRLGGLDDASAAALLERQAAGTDALTRRQLLELAHGNPLALLELHAAEQSGSDPLPLSGRLQLAYHGQLSRLPAATQTLLLVAAAEETGELPVVLTAAARLGASAADLQPAEEAALVAVDASGRLAFRHPLLRSAALSRAPLAQRLAAHAALAAALAGRDLAAGDTPVRRAWHLAQAASGPDEETAAALERAAELAARRGGHAGAASAYERAARLSPDPEQVTRRLVQAAEAATEAGEIEHAESLAQRAMVRAPQDPVMLAHLTFIQGLAQFWRGAPEPAHRLMLDTAALVADAYPGPAARVLLQAVDVAHCLDEAALTETRRRLAALSIPPQDGLAAVVAYLLFALGGAPEGELPTLAGTLAAARAGGAVVPVDLVQACGAALTAGFDEEALVVAEEVAREARAAGVLAVLPPLLLALAESELFQGRPDQARAHAEEALALAADIGQVQWSTPLHSLLGYLAAQRGDEDACRSALRAADAEARGGASAQAGAPWRQWAEGLHDLGQGRAEEALKTLDALVNGPDGGHVRALRAVPDAVEAAVRLRQGASQAEAVERFARWAERGGRPWARALVLRCRALTASDDDAEQLYLDALALHAGAGRPWEEARTALLYGEWLRRARRKAEARSPLRAAARAFDGLGASPWADRARAELDATGAGAAEPRESGPLTGLTPQESQIVRLAASGLSNRDIAAQLFLSARTVGYHLYKAYPKLGVASRGELAALL
- a CDS encoding nuclear transport factor 2 family protein, whose product is MNATATTTATTAQELAERYIAAWNETDPAARRALVDATWAEDGRYTDPLVAAEGRDAIDATLGAVQAQFPGLVFRLGGPVDDHHDIARFTWELGPADGEALVVGFDVLVADAEGRIAQVLGFLDKVPSV